A genomic region of Pseudoalteromonas piscicida contains the following coding sequences:
- a CDS encoding HAD family hydrolase: protein MYKLAIFDLDGTLIDTLSSITTSVNILRGKGGLDAVDQDVVLPFIGKGSANMLQALCGTSTGSLHETVAAYNKVYDDNLFTQLTVYPGIVQLLESLHAQGVKTAVVTNKYHRQALDVLEYCFKYFAFDAIQGVTDETLKKPNPTQTLRLIEKLSVQPNEVVFIGDSEIDQCTAQASNIDFRFVTWGYGVAEQLKLKADEIVSSATELQKSILRSV from the coding sequence ATGTATAAGCTCGCAATTTTCGATCTGGATGGCACCTTGATTGACACGCTCAGCAGCATCACCACTAGCGTCAATATTTTGCGCGGAAAAGGTGGGCTTGACGCTGTGGATCAAGACGTTGTTTTACCATTTATTGGTAAGGGAAGTGCAAACATGCTGCAAGCACTCTGTGGAACTTCTACTGGATCGTTACATGAAACTGTAGCTGCATACAACAAAGTATATGACGACAACCTATTCACTCAGCTCACTGTTTATCCCGGCATAGTGCAGTTACTTGAAAGCTTGCATGCACAGGGAGTGAAAACCGCAGTTGTAACCAATAAATATCACCGTCAGGCGCTAGATGTATTGGAGTACTGCTTTAAGTATTTCGCATTCGATGCAATTCAAGGTGTCACCGATGAAACGCTCAAAAAACCGAATCCTACTCAGACTTTAAGGCTTATTGAAAAGCTTAGCGTTCAACCCAATGAGGTGGTGTTTATTGGTGACTCTGAAATCGATCAATGCACAGCACAGGCCTCGAATATTGATTTCAGGTTTGTTACTTGGGGATACGGTGTGGCAGAGCAGCTTAAGCTTAAAGCCGATGAAATTGTGAGTTCGGCTACAGAATTACAAAAATCAATTTTAAGAAGTGTTTAA
- a CDS encoding L-tyrosine/L-tryptophan isonitrile synthase family protein, whose translation MEIYNYIKINDKVALAGQPSAHEFEVLIANGVNCVINIAPYDERYSIENEAELVEKLAATYIYYPIDFANPTLADFAKVEALLLDNQDNNVLLHCAANYRASLLFGHFAIRHLGWSRAEKNALINQIWSLDDFPAWKVLDEKLEAGLNDDINTRVADVIEKYLVQTGDGFAKQGRAELAKAIAAFTSQDQAVQLVLPGFPCKSPNIDAKSFSNLPDYGEVLALERMQSLCDDIQDIYPVGAKLTIISDGATFSDLVGVDDAIMQEYNAALRTLTITHDIQWADLTDLCQLEKANSEYDSAYLRKQLLKNLTTNPRALQNYTDKVKKDAQLRIEHDDLCSYLYNDVCLVHLSQNDRDDYLASICDKAYEMMFRGKALTHSINERFSNHIRLSTHRYDNTGPKFTIALSANNQQVLAPWHAVPVMRLNGNVELMPHATAKELNVANVTFENSNWMYIEVSEARFTAMQFEVLKSPRFGLRINLPSDITYQELSPQFLTMLSQEFGFVLLPNAGLEEEQELVELTAPFGEIYQWQFGPVHVVKPEEKPHGFVHSIEKTPLHWDLSMLPLDHERVIDNERFYASTFLLYCKTAAQPGEGQTTIVDSRNVLKLAGRKKVREWQETEVIYSTKMTYFGGVPRVYPLVFEHPKNGELLLRYQEGSDSQLQTFELSSEQLESNAFNALISEVNALCYDERCMIAHDWQDGDLIIVDNHYTLHGRLPMTELSMNREVWRVQVI comes from the coding sequence ATGGAAATTTATAATTATATAAAAATAAACGATAAGGTTGCATTAGCAGGTCAGCCATCAGCACATGAGTTTGAAGTGTTGATAGCAAATGGTGTGAATTGCGTTATCAACATTGCACCATATGACGAGCGTTATTCTATCGAGAATGAAGCTGAACTAGTTGAAAAGCTCGCTGCGACATATATTTATTACCCAATTGATTTTGCGAACCCAACTCTTGCCGACTTTGCAAAAGTAGAAGCATTGCTTTTGGATAACCAAGATAACAATGTGCTATTACATTGCGCTGCCAACTACCGAGCTTCGCTGTTATTTGGGCATTTTGCGATCCGCCACTTAGGCTGGAGCCGAGCAGAAAAAAATGCCTTAATCAATCAGATTTGGTCATTGGATGATTTCCCTGCTTGGAAGGTTTTAGATGAAAAGTTAGAGGCTGGATTAAACGATGATATTAATACGCGGGTAGCTGATGTTATCGAAAAGTACTTAGTACAAACTGGTGACGGTTTTGCAAAGCAGGGTCGAGCTGAGCTCGCAAAAGCTATTGCGGCATTTACGAGCCAAGACCAAGCAGTGCAGCTTGTGCTACCTGGGTTTCCTTGCAAATCACCAAATATAGATGCGAAATCATTTTCTAACTTACCAGATTATGGTGAGGTATTGGCCTTAGAGCGAATGCAGTCTTTGTGTGATGATATCCAAGATATTTATCCAGTTGGCGCGAAATTAACCATTATTAGTGATGGCGCAACTTTCTCAGATCTTGTTGGTGTCGATGACGCTATTATGCAGGAATACAATGCGGCATTAAGAACGTTAACCATAACTCATGACATACAATGGGCAGATTTAACCGATTTATGTCAATTAGAAAAAGCAAACTCAGAGTATGACTCTGCTTATCTAAGAAAGCAGCTACTTAAGAATTTAACGACGAATCCCAGAGCACTACAAAATTATACTGATAAGGTTAAAAAAGATGCGCAGCTTCGCATCGAACATGATGATTTATGTAGCTACCTATATAACGATGTTTGTCTTGTACATCTCTCACAAAATGATAGAGACGATTACTTAGCAAGCATATGCGATAAAGCCTACGAGATGATGTTTCGAGGAAAGGCGCTGACGCATAGCATCAATGAACGATTCTCAAACCATATCCGTTTATCAACGCACCGATACGACAATACAGGGCCAAAGTTTACTATCGCTTTGTCGGCGAACAATCAACAAGTGCTAGCACCTTGGCATGCTGTTCCTGTGATGCGTTTGAATGGCAATGTCGAGTTGATGCCGCATGCAACGGCTAAGGAGCTCAATGTTGCTAATGTGACTTTCGAAAATAGCAACTGGATGTATATAGAAGTTTCAGAAGCGCGCTTTACAGCAATGCAGTTTGAAGTGCTGAAGTCACCACGTTTCGGACTGAGAATAAACCTACCTTCAGATATCACCTATCAAGAGTTGTCTCCTCAATTCCTCACGATGTTAAGTCAAGAATTTGGTTTTGTTTTACTACCAAATGCAGGCCTTGAAGAAGAGCAGGAATTAGTCGAGTTAACTGCGCCTTTTGGTGAGATTTATCAATGGCAGTTTGGACCTGTTCACGTGGTGAAGCCTGAAGAGAAACCTCATGGATTTGTTCACTCCATTGAAAAAACACCATTACATTGGGATTTGAGTATGTTACCGCTCGATCATGAGCGTGTTATTGATAATGAGCGTTTCTACGCATCAACCTTTTTACTTTACTGTAAAACAGCTGCGCAGCCCGGCGAAGGGCAAACAACGATTGTTGACAGCCGTAATGTGTTGAAGCTTGCAGGTCGAAAAAAGGTGAGAGAGTGGCAAGAAACAGAAGTTATCTATTCCACAAAGATGACTTATTTTGGCGGTGTGCCGCGCGTGTACCCTTTAGTGTTTGAACACCCAAAAAATGGTGAGTTATTACTGCGTTATCAAGAGGGTAGCGACTCTCAGTTGCAAACTTTTGAACTGAGTTCAGAGCAACTGGAAAGCAATGCATTTAATGCGCTGATCTCTGAAGTCAACGCATTGTGTTATGACGAGCGCTGCATGATTGCCCATGATTGGCAGGATGGTGACTTAATCATAGTAGACAATCATTACACCCTACACGGAAGGTTGCCCATGACGGAGCTTTCGATGAACCGTGAAGTGTGGCGAGTGCAGGTAATTTAA
- a CDS encoding acyl-CoA dehydrogenase family protein — protein sequence MNNKMTFEQIDNNIDGIINQIAAASADIEALRRLPESTVTLLKETGVFSMAMPKSMGGAELDPINQIKLIEKISRANSAAGWCTMIGSDSGYFAAMLPQELATKTYPNPHVISGAALSQTGKARKVAGGYMVSGRWPFVSGCNNAEWLIAGCKVYDGEDMVLLEGDIPQTLQCFLNMSDLEILDTWHVMGLRGTGSNDVALQQEIFVAEEMTFSFQQPRSFQDGALYQFPMAFMFNFSAVPLGVAQSALDFFLSEANKPTRQVHQAGQFLKGRALKDESFVQGAVGEAATKLRVLRAFLYHEVEQIWSLLKQGEMPSPVQQVAFLAATTEVFSGCQEIVETLVKCRGGSAVYQGNPLEQALRDIVTMNQHAMTSPRNQHQLGRALLGVPPEQILL from the coding sequence ATGAATAACAAAATGACATTTGAACAAATAGATAACAATATTGATGGAATTATTAATCAAATAGCTGCGGCGAGTGCAGATATTGAAGCACTGAGAAGATTACCAGAAAGCACGGTTACTCTGCTCAAAGAGACCGGTGTATTCAGTATGGCGATGCCAAAATCAATGGGGGGCGCTGAGCTAGATCCAATCAATCAAATTAAATTGATTGAGAAAATATCTCGAGCCAATAGTGCGGCAGGGTGGTGCACTATGATCGGTTCAGACAGTGGTTACTTTGCAGCAATGTTACCTCAAGAGCTGGCAACAAAAACCTATCCAAACCCTCATGTCATCAGTGGTGCAGCTCTATCACAAACGGGTAAAGCGCGTAAAGTTGCGGGCGGTTATATGGTAAGTGGTCGCTGGCCCTTTGTCAGTGGTTGTAATAATGCTGAGTGGTTGATTGCGGGTTGTAAGGTGTATGACGGTGAAGACATGGTGTTACTAGAGGGAGATATTCCGCAAACACTGCAATGTTTTTTAAATATGTCAGATCTCGAAATCCTTGATACTTGGCATGTGATGGGGCTACGGGGCACTGGTAGTAATGATGTCGCATTACAGCAAGAGATATTTGTGGCAGAAGAAATGACGTTTAGCTTCCAGCAACCAAGAAGTTTTCAGGATGGGGCGCTTTATCAATTCCCCATGGCCTTTATGTTTAATTTCTCTGCTGTACCGCTTGGGGTGGCACAATCTGCATTAGACTTTTTCCTTTCGGAAGCAAATAAGCCAACCAGGCAAGTGCATCAGGCAGGGCAATTTTTAAAAGGCCGGGCATTAAAAGATGAATCTTTTGTACAAGGTGCAGTTGGCGAAGCGGCAACTAAACTTAGAGTGTTAAGAGCATTTTTGTATCATGAAGTTGAGCAAATCTGGTCTTTATTGAAGCAAGGTGAGATGCCTTCACCTGTGCAACAGGTGGCCTTTTTAGCTGCTACCACTGAAGTATTTAGTGGCTGCCAAGAGATTGTAGAAACGTTAGTTAAGTGTCGTGGTGGTTCGGCGGTTTATCAGGGAAACCCATTAGAGCAAGCGCTTCGAGACATCGTCACTATGAATCAACACGCCATGACATCGCCGCGTAATCAACATCAATTGGGGAGAGCCTTACTTGGTGTTCCTCCAGAGCAAATCTTACTTTAA
- a CDS encoding aminotransferase class V-fold PLP-dependent enzyme has protein sequence MNSLENYFFPYREGIIGTEHKVSRNNQSKSLIYADWTASGRLYEPIERYISQELGPYIANTHTESNETSRVMTKAYHEAQDIIKAHVNADDNDILLFAGNGSTAAVNKLQRLMALKGPRVGAEPLPVVFVTHMEHYSNHASWLACEVEVVVIPAAKGKPASDLAAFKRLLSAYEGRKIIGAFSAASNASGVCTQLSSLAALVHQYGGVCIADFAAAAPYLEINMHPERDECRLDAVFFSPHKFLGGPGASGVLIFNKNLYQLNTPDQPGGGTVESVDKQGNPTYIADITQREDGGTPGTLQAVRAALAVVLKEKMGVKNILAREKELRFLLAQQLREISGLHIVEDQPVEKLGIISFFVNNLDHNDIAEELDNQFAIQVRGGISCVGYYAHHIFKKEFEKLGCGVKSATPAGWVRISLHPTMTTAEINDIGTAVKAVVEQLKSNKKASSKLSTDKLMALREVELFSPTISWNKQNEGVAVGV, from the coding sequence ATGAATTCGTTAGAAAACTACTTTTTTCCTTACCGCGAGGGAATTATAGGTACAGAGCACAAGGTTTCTAGAAATAATCAGAGCAAGTCTTTAATTTATGCTGATTGGACGGCTAGTGGGCGATTATATGAGCCAATTGAACGCTATATAAGTCAAGAGTTAGGGCCTTATATTGCCAACACCCACACTGAATCCAATGAGACTTCTCGGGTGATGACTAAGGCATACCATGAGGCGCAAGATATTATCAAAGCGCATGTTAATGCGGATGATAATGACATCTTATTGTTTGCTGGAAATGGGTCAACAGCGGCTGTAAATAAGTTGCAGCGTTTAATGGCATTGAAAGGACCCCGTGTTGGTGCCGAGCCCCTTCCTGTGGTTTTTGTTACACATATGGAGCATTACTCAAATCACGCTTCATGGCTGGCATGTGAGGTCGAAGTGGTTGTTATTCCTGCAGCTAAAGGTAAGCCAGCATCAGACTTAGCTGCCTTTAAACGTTTATTATCTGCATACGAGGGGCGTAAGATCATTGGTGCATTTAGTGCGGCCTCTAATGCATCGGGTGTATGTACACAACTCAGTAGCTTAGCGGCTTTAGTACACCAATATGGTGGTGTTTGTATTGCCGATTTCGCCGCCGCAGCCCCGTACCTTGAAATCAACATGCATCCAGAGCGGGACGAGTGTCGTTTAGACGCGGTTTTTTTCTCCCCACATAAGTTCTTAGGCGGTCCCGGTGCTTCAGGTGTGTTGATATTTAATAAAAATCTATATCAGCTAAATACGCCAGATCAACCCGGTGGTGGTACAGTGGAGTCTGTAGATAAACAGGGGAATCCTACTTACATCGCAGACATTACACAAAGAGAAGATGGTGGAACGCCTGGTACATTGCAAGCTGTTCGTGCTGCTTTGGCCGTGGTACTAAAGGAAAAAATGGGAGTGAAAAATATTCTTGCAAGAGAAAAAGAGCTCAGGTTTTTACTTGCACAGCAGTTACGAGAAATTTCAGGCCTTCATATTGTCGAAGATCAACCAGTTGAAAAATTGGGTATTATTTCCTTCTTTGTTAATAACCTTGACCACAATGACATTGCTGAGGAGTTAGATAACCAATTTGCTATCCAAGTTCGAGGTGGGATCTCTTGTGTAGGTTATTATGCACATCATATTTTTAAGAAGGAATTTGAAAAGCTTGGATGTGGTGTAAAAAGTGCGACGCCAGCAGGCTGGGTAAGAATTTCGTTACACCCAACAATGACGACAGCAGAAATCAATGACATCGGCACTGCCGTTAAGGCTGTTGTAGAGCAGCTAAAGTCGAATAAAAAAGCTAGTAGCAAATTGAGCACCGATAAGCTGATGGCTCTTCGTGAGGTGGAATTATTTTCGCCTACAATAAGCTGGAATAAACAGAATGAAGGAGTAGCAGTTGGTGTGTAA
- the epmB gene encoding EF-P beta-lysylation protein EpmB, giving the protein MIQINEVNLQTNWQKELANVVTDPQELLNILGLHDQFDARDFAAKRLFPMRVPRPFIAKMRHGDRHDPLLLQVLPVHQEYLTEAGFSKDPLEEQDAPVPGLLHKYRSRVLLMLKTGCAVNCRYCFRRHFPYQDNQVNKRTLEPVFDYLRAHHEINEVILSGGDPLMAKDDMIAWVLEQLEAIPQIKRLRIHSRLPVVIPARITEELCLRLAKSHLKVILVNHINHANEIDDTFKAAMQKLKQANVTLLNQAVLLKGINNDVAAQAQLSEALFDADILPYYLHLLDKVEGASHFDVAEREAKAIMAELLEVLPGFLVPKLVREIGGQPSKTPIDLNLLD; this is encoded by the coding sequence ATGATACAAATAAATGAAGTAAATTTGCAGACTAACTGGCAAAAAGAATTAGCAAATGTTGTCACTGACCCACAAGAGCTACTCAACATCTTGGGGTTGCATGACCAATTTGATGCACGAGACTTTGCAGCTAAGCGATTGTTTCCTATGCGAGTACCTCGCCCATTTATCGCTAAAATGCGCCACGGAGATCGTCATGATCCCTTGCTATTACAAGTGTTACCTGTACATCAGGAATATTTAACTGAAGCGGGATTTAGTAAAGATCCACTCGAAGAACAAGACGCGCCTGTACCTGGTTTGTTACATAAGTACCGCTCTAGGGTATTGCTCATGCTCAAAACCGGTTGTGCGGTCAACTGCCGCTACTGTTTTCGACGCCACTTCCCCTATCAGGATAATCAGGTCAACAAACGCACCTTAGAGCCTGTATTTGATTATTTGCGCGCCCATCATGAAATCAATGAGGTGATCTTAAGTGGCGGTGATCCACTGATGGCCAAAGATGACATGATAGCTTGGGTGCTAGAACAGTTAGAGGCGATACCACAAATCAAACGTTTGCGTATTCACAGTCGCTTACCGGTAGTGATCCCAGCGAGAATAACCGAGGAGTTGTGCCTACGTTTAGCAAAGAGTCATTTAAAGGTGATTTTGGTAAATCACATTAATCATGCAAATGAAATCGATGATACTTTTAAAGCGGCAATGCAAAAGCTTAAACAAGCCAATGTGACCTTGCTAAACCAAGCTGTGCTACTTAAAGGAATTAATAACGATGTTGCGGCCCAAGCTCAACTGAGTGAAGCCCTGTTCGATGCAGATATACTGCCTTATTATTTACATTTACTCGATAAGGTAGAAGGCGCTAGTCATTTTGATGTAGCAGAGCGTGAAGCCAAGGCGATAATGGCTGAGCTTTTGGAGGTGCTGCCGGGATTCTTGGTGCCTAAGTTAGTGCGAGAAATTGGTGGTCAGCCAAGTAAAACACCGATTGACTTAAATTTACTAGACTAA
- the efp gene encoding elongation factor P encodes MANYSTNEFKGGLKIMMDGEPCSILENEMVKPGKGQAFNRVKIRKLISGKVLEKTFKSGDSVEGADVMDTDLVYLYTDGEFWHFMNNETFEQIAADEKALGDSVKWLVENDVCTITLWNGNPIAVTPPNFVELEITETDPGLKGDTAGTGGKPATLSTGAVVRVPLFVQIGEVIKVDTRSGEYVSRVK; translated from the coding sequence ATGGCGAATTATAGCACCAACGAGTTCAAGGGCGGCCTAAAAATTATGATGGACGGCGAGCCTTGTTCTATCTTAGAAAATGAAATGGTCAAGCCTGGTAAAGGACAAGCGTTTAACCGCGTTAAAATCCGTAAGCTTATCTCAGGTAAAGTACTAGAGAAAACATTTAAGTCTGGCGACTCAGTGGAAGGCGCAGACGTAATGGATACTGATCTAGTGTATTTATACACTGATGGTGAGTTCTGGCATTTCATGAACAACGAAACATTTGAGCAGATCGCAGCTGATGAAAAAGCACTTGGCGATAGCGTAAAATGGTTGGTTGAAAATGACGTATGTACTATCACACTGTGGAATGGTAACCCAATCGCAGTAACACCACCTAACTTTGTTGAGCTTGAGATCACAGAAACAGATCCAGGCCTGAAAGGCGACACTGCGGGTACTGGTGGTAAGCCTGCAACCCTAAGCACAGGTGCTGTTGTTCGTGTTCCTTTGTTCGTTCAAATTGGTGAAGTGATCAAAGTTGATACGCGTAGTGGCGAATACGTAAGCCGCGTAAAATAA
- the epmA gene encoding elongation factor P--(R)-beta-lysine ligase: MTVNNWQPSATIETLRQRAAILAKIRHFFAVRDVMEVDTPSLSQASVTDPHLDTFHTRFVGPNHSQGLPLFLQTSPEYAMKRLLAAGSGAIFQLCKAFRNEESGRHHNPEFTMLEWYRPGFDEFDLMAEIDELMQMLLDCPASDSMTYQQAFETHLGFDPLSVSLTELKAHANKYGYGDIAAIENNPDTLLQLLFCMEIEPKIGQQQPCFVYHFPASQAALAKLNPKDNRVAGRFELYYRNMELANGFNELTDAVEQRARFEQDNQLRAEMGLHPVPADERLLAALDAGLPDCAGVALGIDRLVMLALNKASISEVLTFDVSRA, encoded by the coding sequence ATGACGGTGAACAATTGGCAACCTAGTGCAACGATAGAGACGCTTAGGCAAAGGGCTGCAATTTTAGCGAAGATACGGCACTTTTTTGCTGTTCGTGATGTGATGGAAGTCGACACGCCGAGCCTTTCTCAAGCCTCAGTGACCGACCCTCACTTAGATACTTTCCATACTCGATTTGTTGGCCCAAATCACAGCCAAGGTTTGCCTTTATTTTTACAAACGTCACCCGAGTATGCGATGAAAAGACTACTTGCCGCAGGCAGTGGTGCGATTTTTCAATTGTGTAAGGCTTTTCGTAATGAAGAGTCTGGGCGTCATCACAATCCAGAATTTACGATGTTAGAGTGGTATCGTCCGGGCTTTGACGAATTTGACTTAATGGCGGAAATTGATGAGTTGATGCAGATGTTATTGGACTGTCCTGCTAGTGACTCAATGACCTACCAACAAGCCTTTGAGACACATCTTGGGTTTGATCCCTTAAGTGTGTCGCTGACGGAATTGAAAGCGCACGCCAATAAATACGGTTATGGTGATATTGCAGCTATCGAGAATAATCCAGATACTTTACTGCAATTGCTATTTTGCATGGAAATTGAGCCTAAAATCGGTCAGCAGCAACCTTGTTTTGTTTATCACTTTCCGGCATCCCAAGCGGCACTGGCAAAACTTAACCCGAAAGACAATCGCGTTGCAGGGCGTTTTGAGCTCTATTATCGCAACATGGAACTGGCCAACGGATTTAACGAATTGACGGATGCGGTAGAGCAAAGAGCGCGTTTTGAGCAAGATAACCAGCTCAGAGCTGAGATGGGATTACACCCAGTGCCGGCCGATGAGCGGTTATTGGCTGCACTTGACGCAGGCCTCCCCGATTGTGCTGGCGTTGCACTGGGAATAGATAGGCTAGTCATGCTGGCGCTAAACAAAGCTAGCATCAGCGAAGTGCTCACATTTGATGTTTCGCGGGCTTAG